CTCCGCCTCCAGACGCGCCGCACGTTCTTCGCGTTCGAGGTCGGCCAGCTGCTCCTCCGTCGTGCGGGTGTCGCGCATCGGGGATGCCGCGACCGGCGGCTCCGGCTCGCGTGACCATCGCCGCGGGTCACCGAAGCTCATCGCCTCGGGCGCGCTCCCCCACTCGCGACCGAGCGCGAACCAGAGAATGGAGCCGACGAGCGGGAGCAGCACGATGAAGATGATCCAGGCGAACTTCGGCAGGTGGCGCACCTGATCGTCACGTCGGGTGATCGCATCGATCAGGGCCACGACCATGAGGACGAAGACCAACAGGGCGAGGAACGGCATGCCTCCCACCCTGGCGACATCATCGCCTCCGCGCAACGGTCGGCGGCACGAGGATCAGGCGAGGGCGAAGACGACCTCGACCTCGACGGGGCTGTCCAGCGGCAGCACCGGCACGCCGACCGCGGAGCGGGCGTGGCGCCCGGCGTCGCCGAAGATCTCGCCGAGCACGTCGCTGGCACCGTTGATGACGCCGGGCTGACCCGTGAACTCGGGAACGGACGCGACGAACCCCGTCACCTTCACGACGCCTGTCAGGCGCTCGATGTCACCCACGACCGCCGCCGCCGCGGCGAGAGCGTTCAGCGCGCTCTGGCGCGCGAGGTTCTTCGCATCGGATGCCGCGACCAGCCCGTCCCCCTCGCCGACCTTGCCGGTGGCCGGCAGCGCTCCCGACACCATCGGCAACTGCCCGGAGGTGTAGACGAGATCGCCGTGAACGACGGCGGGGACGTAGGAGGCGACGGGAGGAACCACGGAGGGCAGCTCGATGCCGAGCTCAGTCAGCCGGGCAGCGATGCTCATGCTTCCTCTCCGAACTGCTGGGCGGCAACGGCGGCCGCTCCGAGACCGGCGTTGGCCGCTCCGCCACCGGCGGGACGCTTGAAGTAGGCCACGAGCCCGCCTTCGGGGCCGGGGACGACCTGGACGAGCTCCCACCCCTGCTTTCCCCAGTTGTTGAGGATGGCGGCGGTGTTGTGGATCAACAGCGGGGTCGTGAGGTACTCCCACGTGGTCATGCGAACTCCCGGAAATCGGCGCGGCGTGCGGGGGCGCGCCCCGGTGCACCGAGGGATCCCCCAGGGTTCTCCCTTACGATCAACCCTATGCCCCAACTCAAACGGACGGCCACTGGTGTGCTCGGTGGCATCGCGGGACTCGTCGGTCTGAGCGCCATCGCCGGCATCCTCGTCACGGCCACCGTGACTCCGGCGATCGCGGTCTCCGGCTACGCCGCTTCCAGCGCCCTCGACTCGTTCGAGAACATGCCGGGCTTCCTCCAGATCGATCCGCTCATGCTGCCGACCGAGATGTACCGCAAGGACGCCAACGGCAACGACGCGCTGATGGCGGAGTTCTACGACCAGAACCGCATTCCGGTGACCTTCGACCAGGTCAACCCGGTGATGTACGACGCGATCACCTCCAGCGAGGACAAGAACTTCTACACGCACGGCGGTGTCGACCTCGTCGGGACGCTGAGCGCTCTGGTGGGCAACGCCTCCAACGGCTCGAACCGGGGCGGCTCCTCCATCACGCAGCAGTACGTCAAGAACGTGCTGCAGCAGAACTGTGAGAGCAAGGCGCAGAACTCCGACGAAGTCGCCGCGTGCTACGCCACGACGACGGCCAACCAGGGAGCCGAGGGATACCAGCGCAAGCTGCAGGAGATGCGGTACGCGATCCAGCTCGAGAAGCAGTACTCCAAGGATGAGATCCTGCTGGGCTACCTCAACATCACCAACTTCGGTGGCCTGGTCTACGGAATCGGCGCCGCAGCACAGCACTATTTCGGCGTCTCGGCAGCCGATCTGACGATCGCGCAGGCGGCGACCATCGCCGGCATGGTGCAGGCGCCCAACGTCTACCGCATCGACATGCCAGAGGGGTCCACGACCGACAAGGCCGGCAACCCTGTCAACAGTCAGGCCGATGGCTACTCGCTGACCCTCGATCGACGCAACTACGTTCTCGGCCGGATGCTTGCCAATGGCAAGATCTCGCAGCAGGAGTACGACGACGCGATGGCCTCGCCCATCACGCCGAACATCACGAACCGCAGCCAGGGCTGCCAGAACGCGACGGGTGCCGAGTTCTTCTGCGAGTACGTGCGCACGATCCTTCTCAAGGACCCTGCCTTCGGCGCCGACGACGACACGCGCGCGGCGAACCTGCGCCGCGGCGGCATGAAGATCTACACGACGCTCGACCCGACGCTGCAGGACGAGGGCATGAAGGCCATCTCGATCGTGCCGGCGTACGTGGACTACATGAACCTCGGCGCCTCCGCCGTGCAGGTGGAGGTCGGCACCGGACGCATCCTCTCCATGGTGCAGAACCGCCCGTTCTCGACGGACGATGCCCCCGTCAACGCCCCCACCACGCAGGTGAACTACAACGTGCGTCAGGAAAACGGCGGCGGCGGCGGTCACTCCGCGGGCTCGACCTACAAGATCTTCAGTCTGTTGAACTGGCTCGAGCAGGGCCACTCGGTCAACGAGACCCTGAACGGGCGCATCGGCCCGAAGAAGGTCGACCAGTGCGACGGGACGATCCAGAACGTGGTCGCCGGCAACAACGGCAACGGCCAGATCGGAAACTTCGAGAACAACTCGGGCTACGTGGGCACGGTCTACAACTTCACGAGAGACTCGCTCAACTCCGGGTTCCTCACGATGGCGGAGAAGATCTCGGTGTGCAGCACGAACCGGCTCGCGATGAAGATGGGCGTCATGACGGGCAGCGGCGGACCGCTGGACACGACCAACTACGCCTACAACGTGCTCGGCGACCAGGCGGTGGCACCCATCGACATGGCCCAGGTCTATGCCTCTGTCGCCGCGAAGGGAACGCTGTGCCCCTCGAAGGCGATCGACAAGGCGATCGACGCGCAGGGCAAAGACATCACCCCGCAGATCACCTGCCAGCCGGCGATGAGCGAAGCGGTCGCGGCTACTGCGGCGTACACCCTGCAGGGCGTCATGACCGGAACCGGCTCCGGCGCCCGGATCGGCGACGGTGTCCCGGTCTTCGGCAAGACCGGTATCCACGAGTACCTGCACACCTGGATGGACGGCTCATCGACCAAGGTCGCGACGGTCGTCTGGGTCGGAAACGTCGAAGGCACCGATCTGCTGAGCGACCACTCCGAGAACGGCTACGTCCTGTCGCGGATCCGCAACTCGATCTGGCCCGCGATGCAGGGAGCCGCAAACGCGAAGTACGGCGGCGACCGCTTCCCCGACCCGGATGCCGCGCTGACCAAGCGTCAGCTCACCGATCTGCCGTCGGTGATCGGCATGACCGTCAGCCAGGCGCAGCAGACGCTGAGCACGGCCGGATTCTCGGTGACGGTGGGCGACCCAGTCGACGGAACCGAGGCCGCGGGCACGATCATCCAGCAGGATCCCGGTGCGGGCAGGGTCGCCGGCGGAACGACCGTCACGATCCGCCCCAGCAACGGTCAGGGCATCGCCGTTCCGGCCGTGAGCGGCAAGCCCGCCGACGCGGTCGCCAACCTCAAGGCGCAGGGCTTCAGCAATGTGGGCCAGCAGTGCACCGCCTCGCCCACCGCTGATGACAACGGCACCGTGACGGGAACAGACCCTGCCGCGGGAACCGTGGTCAACCGCGGCACGCAGATCACCGTGCAGTACCAGGCCAAGAACTGCGGCGGACGTCCGTGACGTCGGCACGCACCGCCCTCGCCGCCGTATCGGCGGCGGGGGCGGTGGCCGTCGGCGCCACCATCTGGGGGACGTGCATCGAGCGTTTCCTCTTCACGGTCCGTCGCCACGAGCTCGACATCCTGCCTGCCGGGTCGGCCTCACTGACGGTGCTCCACCTCTCCGATGCCCATATGGCTCCGTGGCAGCATCGAAAGCAGCAGTGGATCGCTCTGCTCGCCGATGCGGTCCGACCGGATCTGGTCGTGAATACGGGAGACAACCTCGGCCATGCCGACGGGCTCCGCGGCATCCGTTCCGCGTTCGCGCCTCTGCGCGGCGTGCCGGGCGTCTTCGTCCACGGTTCGAACGACGTGAGCGGACCGTCGGCCCGGAATCCTCTCAACTACTTCCGCGGCCCTTCGGGCGGCCCGCACAACGTCGAGAAACTCGACACGGCGGCGATGGACGCCTACTTCACCGATGAGCTCGGCTGGACGAACCTGAACAACACCGCGGCCGTCGTCGAGGCCGGTGGTCTGCGGCTGGAGACCTTCGGGGTCAGTGACGCGCATCGCGAGTGGGACGATCTGCCCGCGCTGCCCGCCGCGATCGAAGCCGCGCGACGCGGTCGCCCCTTCCACGCCGCGCGCGATGCGGATCTCGTGATCGGCGTGACGCACGCGCCGTATCAGCGCGTCCTGGACCGGTTCGTCGAGCTGGGTGCCCAGGCCATCTTCGCCGGGCACACGCACGGCGGTCAGGTGCGCATCCCCTTCTCCCCCTCCGCGCTGGTCGCCAACTGCGACATCCCCCTCGACCAGGCGCGCGGTCTCAGCACATGGACCGCCGCCGGACGCCGCGCGCCGCTGAACGTCTCGGCCGGGCTCGGACACTCGATCTATGCCCCGGTGCGCTTCGGATGCCGCCCGGAGGCGTCGGTGCTCACGCTGCGCGCACGGCGTGACGACGACGGCCTGCTCGATTCGTCACGAGGGGCATCGACGGGGTAGACTCGGAGGGTTGCCACGGGGTGTGGCGCAGCTTGGTAGCGCGCTTCGTTCGGGACGAAGAGGCCGCAGGTTCAAATCCTGTCACCCCGACAGCAGAGAGGCTCCGCCTGGAGAGATCCGGGCGGAGCCTTTCGCGGATCACTCACCGGATGGGAGCACCCGATGACCACCCCCCGCCTGATCGCCTTCGATCTCGACGACACGCTCGCCCCCTCGAAGAGCGCCATCGACCCCCGCATCGGCGAGCTCCTGCTCGAGCTCGCGGCGCGCGTCGAGGTGGCGATCATCTCG
The DNA window shown above is from Microbacterium laevaniformans and carries:
- a CDS encoding PLD nuclease N-terminal domain-containing protein; translated protein: MPFLALLVFVLMVVALIDAITRRDDQVRHLPKFAWIIFIVLLPLVGSILWFALGREWGSAPEAMSFGDPRRWSREPEPPVAASPMRDTRTTEEQLADLEREERAARLEAEIRRRRAAQEGGAN
- a CDS encoding RidA family protein, which codes for MSIAARLTELGIELPSVVPPVASYVPAVVHGDLVYTSGQLPMVSGALPATGKVGEGDGLVAASDAKNLARQSALNALAAAAAVVGDIERLTGVVKVTGFVASVPEFTGQPGVINGASDVLGEIFGDAGRHARSAVGVPVLPLDSPVEVEVVFALA
- a CDS encoding DUF4177 domain-containing protein, with protein sequence MTTWEYLTTPLLIHNTAAILNNWGKQGWELVQVVPGPEGGLVAYFKRPAGGGAANAGLGAAAVAAQQFGEEA
- a CDS encoding transglycosylase domain-containing protein, producing MPQLKRTATGVLGGIAGLVGLSAIAGILVTATVTPAIAVSGYAASSALDSFENMPGFLQIDPLMLPTEMYRKDANGNDALMAEFYDQNRIPVTFDQVNPVMYDAITSSEDKNFYTHGGVDLVGTLSALVGNASNGSNRGGSSITQQYVKNVLQQNCESKAQNSDEVAACYATTTANQGAEGYQRKLQEMRYAIQLEKQYSKDEILLGYLNITNFGGLVYGIGAAAQHYFGVSAADLTIAQAATIAGMVQAPNVYRIDMPEGSTTDKAGNPVNSQADGYSLTLDRRNYVLGRMLANGKISQQEYDDAMASPITPNITNRSQGCQNATGAEFFCEYVRTILLKDPAFGADDDTRAANLRRGGMKIYTTLDPTLQDEGMKAISIVPAYVDYMNLGASAVQVEVGTGRILSMVQNRPFSTDDAPVNAPTTQVNYNVRQENGGGGGHSAGSTYKIFSLLNWLEQGHSVNETLNGRIGPKKVDQCDGTIQNVVAGNNGNGQIGNFENNSGYVGTVYNFTRDSLNSGFLTMAEKISVCSTNRLAMKMGVMTGSGGPLDTTNYAYNVLGDQAVAPIDMAQVYASVAAKGTLCPSKAIDKAIDAQGKDITPQITCQPAMSEAVAATAAYTLQGVMTGTGSGARIGDGVPVFGKTGIHEYLHTWMDGSSTKVATVVWVGNVEGTDLLSDHSENGYVLSRIRNSIWPAMQGAANAKYGGDRFPDPDAALTKRQLTDLPSVIGMTVSQAQQTLSTAGFSVTVGDPVDGTEAAGTIIQQDPGAGRVAGGTTVTIRPSNGQGIAVPAVSGKPADAVANLKAQGFSNVGQQCTASPTADDNGTVTGTDPAAGTVVNRGTQITVQYQAKNCGGRP
- a CDS encoding metallophosphoesterase; translation: MTSARTALAAVSAAGAVAVGATIWGTCIERFLFTVRRHELDILPAGSASLTVLHLSDAHMAPWQHRKQQWIALLADAVRPDLVVNTGDNLGHADGLRGIRSAFAPLRGVPGVFVHGSNDVSGPSARNPLNYFRGPSGGPHNVEKLDTAAMDAYFTDELGWTNLNNTAAVVEAGGLRLETFGVSDAHREWDDLPALPAAIEAARRGRPFHAARDADLVIGVTHAPYQRVLDRFVELGAQAIFAGHTHGGQVRIPFSPSALVANCDIPLDQARGLSTWTAAGRRAPLNVSAGLGHSIYAPVRFGCRPEASVLTLRARRDDDGLLDSSRGASTG